One stretch of Pieris brassicae chromosome 8, ilPieBrab1.1, whole genome shotgun sequence DNA includes these proteins:
- the LOC123713421 gene encoding serine protease gd-like isoform X1: MSRDWNILFFAIFFKFLCVCGQYIQSPCPNIFDYKADNSGPYGEINLHSIGQVTSVTLKVNLTIAARLPTNYVGNIQHIGGELNFLQDYNSGVPLQYRVNFPVSSPLPKLVSITANDVPLCFASGDVPGPGQYVTTITLQHSLFLRNNFNGIGPPQPSFKPGGPQNVQFSRPPYRQPEYDVYQVLEPAKPVQVQPQVYPQDIYPQRVPERRPQTTKPPRPPPTYSEPEVYNDYLNQNQYSNEDVRPIQPVKPPRRTQRPTTRPPPEPELLNRDENDSKQCGVTSINTVPLIFQGSSYQRGEWPWLVAIYKKRASSISYICSGTLVSDQHVVTAAHCMHGQSRKTDIIVKVGVFNLEDDWGDDITVTRKLSDAAIHEGYNKTTLANDLLVMTLERPVTFNTNIKPACLWSGNTDLNRIVGTTGVVTGWGANEQGAGGTGEPLMVRIPVVSTKECRASKPEFHRLTSQKTLCAGDKKGSGPCLGDSGGGLYILDNGRWKLRGVVSLALLSQNGDATCDLNEYVVFTDAAQYLPWIKDKMSK, from the exons ATGTCTCGAGACTGGAATATTCTGTTTttcgcaatattttttaagttcttATGTGTGTGTGGTCAGTACATCCAATCTCCTTGCCcgaatatttttgattataagGCAGATAATTCAGGACCTTATGGTGAAATAAATTTGCATTCTATTGGACAAGTGACGTCGGTAAcgttaaaagttaatttgacAATTGCCGCGAGATTACCTACT AATTATGTAGGCAACATTCAACATATTGGCGGAGAACTAAACTTCCTTCAAGACTATAATAGCGGGGTTCCTTTGCAATATCGTGTCAATTTTCCTGTCAGCTCGCCTTTACCGAAACTCGTATCAATAACAGCTAACGATGTTCCGCTATGCTTTGCATCTGGAG ATGTCCCAGGTCCCGGTCAATACGTGACTACAATTACTCTGCAGCATTCATTATTTCTCCGAAACAACTTCAATGGTATTGGTCCACCTCAACCCAGTTTTAAGCCAG GTGGACCACAAAATGTACAGTTCTCACGCCCTCCCTACCGTCAACCTGAGTATGATGTGTATCAAGTTTTAGAACCGGCAAAGCCAGTGCAAGTGCAACCTCAAGTGTATCCTCAAGATATTTACCCTCAAAGAGTTCCCGAACGTCGTCCGCAAACCACGAAACCACCAAGACCCCCGCCAACTTATTCCGAGCCAGAAGTTTATAATGACTACCTCAACCAAAATCAGTATTCTAACGAAGATGTAAGGCCCATACAGCCCGTAAAGCCTCCTAGACGTACACAAAGGCCTACAACTAG ACCACCGCCTGAACCTGAACTATTAAATAGAGACGAAAACGATTCCAAACAATGTGGCGTGACGTCAATTAACACTGTGCCCCTGATATTCCAAGGCAGCAGTTATCAGCGGGGAGAGTGGCCCTGGCTTGTTGCCATCTACAAGAAGAGAGCGAGCAGCATCTCTTACATATGTTCAGGGACATTGGTTTCGGATCAACATGTGGTAACAG cGGCACATTGCATGCATGGGCAGTCCAGAAAGACAGACATAATCGTTAAAGTTGGCGTGTTTAACTTGGAAGACGATTGGGGCGACGACATCACAGTTACCAGGAAGCTGAGTGACGCTGCCATACACGAGGGATACAATAAGACTACTCTTGCTA atgaCCTCCTGGTAATGACGTTAGAGCGACCTGTGACTTTTAACACTAATATAAAACCAGCGTGTCTGTGGAGTGGAAATACAGACCTCAACAGAATAGTTGGTACCACAGGTGTG GTGACTGGTTGGGGAGCGAATGAACAAGGCGCTGGAGGTACTGGCGAGCCTCTTATGGTCCGTATCCCAGTTGTAAGCACAAAGGAGTGTCGAGCCAGTAAACCTGAGTTCCACAGATTGACATCACAGAAAACTCTATGTGCAG gtGATAAGAAAGGATCCGGGCCTTGTTTAGGAGATTCTGGTGGTGGCCTTTATATCTTGGACAATGGCCGCTGGAAGTTACGTGGTGTTGTATCGTTAGCCCTCCTGTCACAGAATGGAGATGCCACTTGTGATCTTAACGAATATGTAGTGTTTACTGATGCTGCTCAATATCTTCCATGGATTAAAGACAAAATGTCTAAATAA
- the LOC123713421 gene encoding serine protease gd-like isoform X2, with protein sequence MRSVFTVKPKNYVGNIQHIGGELNFLQDYNSGVPLQYRVNFPVSSPLPKLVSITANDVPLCFASGDVPGPGQYVTTITLQHSLFLRNNFNGIGPPQPSFKPGGPQNVQFSRPPYRQPEYDVYQVLEPAKPVQVQPQVYPQDIYPQRVPERRPQTTKPPRPPPTYSEPEVYNDYLNQNQYSNEDVRPIQPVKPPRRTQRPTTRPPPEPELLNRDENDSKQCGVTSINTVPLIFQGSSYQRGEWPWLVAIYKKRASSISYICSGTLVSDQHVVTAAHCMHGQSRKTDIIVKVGVFNLEDDWGDDITVTRKLSDAAIHEGYNKTTLANDLLVMTLERPVTFNTNIKPACLWSGNTDLNRIVGTTGVVTGWGANEQGAGGTGEPLMVRIPVVSTKECRASKPEFHRLTSQKTLCAGDKKGSGPCLGDSGGGLYILDNGRWKLRGVVSLALLSQNGDATCDLNEYVVFTDAAQYLPWIKDKMSK encoded by the exons ATGAGATCAGTATTTACGGTAAAGCCGAAG AATTATGTAGGCAACATTCAACATATTGGCGGAGAACTAAACTTCCTTCAAGACTATAATAGCGGGGTTCCTTTGCAATATCGTGTCAATTTTCCTGTCAGCTCGCCTTTACCGAAACTCGTATCAATAACAGCTAACGATGTTCCGCTATGCTTTGCATCTGGAG ATGTCCCAGGTCCCGGTCAATACGTGACTACAATTACTCTGCAGCATTCATTATTTCTCCGAAACAACTTCAATGGTATTGGTCCACCTCAACCCAGTTTTAAGCCAG GTGGACCACAAAATGTACAGTTCTCACGCCCTCCCTACCGTCAACCTGAGTATGATGTGTATCAAGTTTTAGAACCGGCAAAGCCAGTGCAAGTGCAACCTCAAGTGTATCCTCAAGATATTTACCCTCAAAGAGTTCCCGAACGTCGTCCGCAAACCACGAAACCACCAAGACCCCCGCCAACTTATTCCGAGCCAGAAGTTTATAATGACTACCTCAACCAAAATCAGTATTCTAACGAAGATGTAAGGCCCATACAGCCCGTAAAGCCTCCTAGACGTACACAAAGGCCTACAACTAG ACCACCGCCTGAACCTGAACTATTAAATAGAGACGAAAACGATTCCAAACAATGTGGCGTGACGTCAATTAACACTGTGCCCCTGATATTCCAAGGCAGCAGTTATCAGCGGGGAGAGTGGCCCTGGCTTGTTGCCATCTACAAGAAGAGAGCGAGCAGCATCTCTTACATATGTTCAGGGACATTGGTTTCGGATCAACATGTGGTAACAG cGGCACATTGCATGCATGGGCAGTCCAGAAAGACAGACATAATCGTTAAAGTTGGCGTGTTTAACTTGGAAGACGATTGGGGCGACGACATCACAGTTACCAGGAAGCTGAGTGACGCTGCCATACACGAGGGATACAATAAGACTACTCTTGCTA atgaCCTCCTGGTAATGACGTTAGAGCGACCTGTGACTTTTAACACTAATATAAAACCAGCGTGTCTGTGGAGTGGAAATACAGACCTCAACAGAATAGTTGGTACCACAGGTGTG GTGACTGGTTGGGGAGCGAATGAACAAGGCGCTGGAGGTACTGGCGAGCCTCTTATGGTCCGTATCCCAGTTGTAAGCACAAAGGAGTGTCGAGCCAGTAAACCTGAGTTCCACAGATTGACATCACAGAAAACTCTATGTGCAG gtGATAAGAAAGGATCCGGGCCTTGTTTAGGAGATTCTGGTGGTGGCCTTTATATCTTGGACAATGGCCGCTGGAAGTTACGTGGTGTTGTATCGTTAGCCCTCCTGTCACAGAATGGAGATGCCACTTGTGATCTTAACGAATATGTAGTGTTTACTGATGCTGCTCAATATCTTCCATGGATTAAAGACAAAATGTCTAAATAA